One Methylobacterium sp. AMS5 genomic region harbors:
- a CDS encoding ABC transporter permease subunit, producing the protein MADSATIQSLPGRAHRAEAAAPLQRKPLRLPTGRLLPWLLPTLVLAGWQAAASFGLVSTRFMPAPLDVAAAGWRLAQTGELWENLWVSFARAAAGFLVGGGIGLSFGLANGLSNLSEKLTDTTLQMVRNIPHLSLIPLVILWFGIDEGAKLFLVALGVFFPVYANTLHGIRSVDPQLIEMGRVYGMNRRELFWRVVLPGALPSIFVGVRYALGIMWLTLIVAETISANSGLGYMAMQAREFMLVDVVVLAILIYAGLGKIADSLTRALERTCLAWNPAYRNA; encoded by the coding sequence ATGGCCGATTCCGCCACGATCCAATCGCTTCCCGGCCGCGCGCACCGCGCCGAGGCCGCCGCGCCGCTTCAACGCAAGCCCCTGCGCCTGCCCACGGGCCGGCTGCTGCCCTGGCTGCTGCCGACTCTCGTCCTGGCCGGCTGGCAGGCGGCGGCCTCGTTCGGGCTCGTCTCGACGCGCTTCATGCCCGCGCCGCTCGACGTCGCCGCCGCCGGCTGGCGCCTCGCCCAGACCGGCGAACTCTGGGAGAACCTGTGGGTCAGCTTCGCCCGCGCGGCCGCCGGCTTCCTCGTCGGCGGCGGCATCGGGCTGAGCTTCGGGCTCGCCAACGGCCTGTCGAACCTCTCGGAAAAACTCACCGACACCACGTTGCAGATGGTGCGCAACATTCCGCACCTGTCGCTGATCCCGCTGGTGATCCTGTGGTTCGGCATCGACGAGGGGGCCAAGCTCTTCCTCGTGGCGCTCGGCGTGTTCTTCCCCGTCTACGCCAACACCCTGCACGGCATCCGCTCGGTCGATCCGCAACTCATCGAGATGGGCCGGGTCTACGGCATGAACCGGCGCGAGCTGTTCTGGCGCGTGGTGCTGCCCGGCGCGCTGCCCTCGATCTTCGTCGGCGTGCGCTACGCGCTCGGCATCATGTGGCTGACGCTGATCGTCGCCGAGACGATCTCGGCCAATTCCGGCCTCGGCTACATGGCGATGCAGGCCCGCGAGTTCATGCTGGTCGATGTCGTGGTGCTGGCGATCCTGATCTACGCCGGGCTGGGCAAGATCGCCGACAGCCTGACCCGGGCGCTCGAGCGCACCTGCCTCGCCTGGAACCCGGCCTACCGCAACGCCTGA
- a CDS encoding ATP-binding cassette domain-containing protein, whose amino-acid sequence MSAATALRVEDAPARPRDAGLAITLRGLSKSFDGGAPVIRGLDLHVPAGQFVAVVGRSGCGKSTLLRLILGLEEPTAGRVTVNGGDGNSATQSRKIMFQEPRLLPWARVADNVAVGLGREIGRAERRKRALAVLDEVGLAEKAGNWPATLSGGQRQRVALARALVSRPALLALDEPLGALDALTRIEMQAMIERIWESQGFTAILVTHDVGEAVGLADRILVVEEGAIALDVAVDVPRPRRRGDPALAELEGRILDRLLGHRA is encoded by the coding sequence ATGTCCGCTGCCACCGCCCTGCGCGTCGAGGACGCCCCCGCGCGCCCTCGCGACGCCGGCCTTGCCATCACCCTGCGCGGCCTCTCGAAAAGCTTCGACGGGGGCGCCCCGGTCATCCGCGGGCTCGACCTGCACGTGCCCGCCGGGCAGTTCGTGGCCGTGGTCGGCCGCTCCGGCTGCGGCAAGAGCACCCTGCTGCGCCTGATCCTCGGTCTCGAGGAGCCGACCGCCGGCCGCGTCACCGTCAACGGTGGTGACGGAAACAGCGCGACCCAATCCAGGAAAATCATGTTCCAGGAGCCGCGGCTGCTGCCCTGGGCGCGGGTCGCCGACAACGTCGCGGTCGGGCTCGGACGCGAGATCGGCCGTGCCGAGCGGCGCAAGCGGGCGCTCGCCGTCCTCGACGAGGTCGGGCTGGCGGAGAAGGCCGGCAACTGGCCCGCGACGCTGTCGGGCGGCCAGCGCCAGCGGGTGGCGCTCGCCCGCGCCCTGGTGAGCCGCCCGGCGCTGCTCGCCCTGGACGAGCCGCTCGGGGCGCTCGACGCCCTCACCCGCATCGAGATGCAGGCGATGATCGAGCGGATCTGGGAGTCCCAGGGCTTCACCGCGATCCTCGTCACCCACGATGTCGGCGAGGCGGTGGGACTCGCCGACCGCATCCTCGTGGTGGAGGAGGGGGCCATCGCGCTGGATGTCGCCGTGGACGTGCCGCGCCCGCGCCGCCGCGGCGACCCGGCGCTGGCCGAACTCGAAGGCCGCATCCTCGACCGGCTTCTCGGCCACCGCGCCTGA